From Gemmatimonadota bacterium, a single genomic window includes:
- a CDS encoding DUF86 domain-containing protein encodes MSRRDDQLALVKMRNHAAEAIAILGESSLNDLEENRVTELGLWKLLEIIGEAANRISAETQRLHQEVPWPQIMAMGNRMVYGYDDISLERLWDTTKWELPPLVKQLDLLIDKENL; translated from the coding sequence ATGAGCAGACGAGATGATCAATTAGCCTTGGTAAAGATGCGGAACCACGCTGCGGAAGCGATAGCTATACTCGGTGAGTCTAGTTTGAATGATCTCGAAGAAAACCGTGTCACTGAACTTGGATTGTGGAAACTGTTGGAGATTATTGGCGAAGCGGCCAACCGCATTTCTGCAGAGACGCAACGACTCCATCAAGAGGTTCCCTGGCCTCAGATCATGGCAATGGGTAACCGAATGGTATACGGCTACGACGACATCAGTCTTGAAAGATTGTGGGACACAACAAAGTGGGAACTACCGCCACTCGTGAAGCAACTAGATCTCCTTATCGACAAAGAGAATCTATAA